DNA from Rosa rugosa chromosome 6, drRosRugo1.1, whole genome shotgun sequence:
CTGAAATCATAACTTGCATTGCATATAAACTTTGTATCTTTAATACTAGAATATATCTTTCATGAGTTTGCTCTTTTCAGTTTATATTTTCAAGTGCCTCTTCTAACAAATCAATCCCAACACCAACAACAATACCCAGAACCATTGAATTCCCACTCCAATGTGCCACTGGAATTAATGTGACACAAACTTGTCCAAGAACCTACCCTAGCAAACACAACCCTACAAGTCCTAACCTTCCATCAAATGTCACATGCCCATCATACTTCCGATGGATCCACGAAGATCTATGGCCATGGAGAGAGACGGGAATCACGAGGGACATGGTGGAGCGGGCGCACAGGACCGCACATTTTAGGCTCGTGATTGTGGACGGCAAGGCCTACCTAGAGAAGTATAGGCAGTCCATACAAACTAGGGACATGTTTACATTATGGGGCATTTTGCAGCTTCTAAGGGTATACCCTGGTAGATTGCCTGACTTGGAGATCATGTTCGACTGTGATGATCGGCCTGTGGTCCGATCAAAAGACTTTCAGGGACCAAATGCAGGGCCGCCGCCTGTTTTCCGATACTGTGCCGATGAGGGCAGCTTGGACATTGTGTTCCCAGATTGGTCTTTTTGGGGCTGGTAATTGCTTCTGTCTTGCACTATATGTTTGCATGTGAAGTCCCTTAAtttctgtttcttcgttttaCTGTGTCCATTTAAATTTAGGGGACAACGTTAGATCTAATTAAAATATAACTGAAATTTTCTTATGAGGGGTTTTCAATGCATGATATGAGAGGGTGTTCGTCCATTGAATTATGAGTGTTCGAAAGATTTTACATATCTCACAATTTGTATGTGAGAGGGTGTTCAAACATTTAGTTATATATGTTCGAACGCTCTCACACATGCGAAAAAAGAGGGATTTGGAAGGATCAATTTAagatttttaattgaaatttaaatttgagCTAAAGTTTTAAATTTTGATAGGGCTGAGACCAATATAAAGCCATGGAAAAACTTATTGCCAAGCATAAAGGAAGGCAATAAAAGAACGGAGTGGAAGGATAGGGTGCCCTATGCTTACTGGAAAGGTAACCCAAATGTGGCTCCAACCAGGAAAGACCTTCTCAAATGCAATGTTTCAGACCAAAATGACTGGAATACACTCTTATACATACAGGTATATATTAACTTCCCCAATTATATCTAATCACATATGACTGTAATTTTCTTGGCTTTTAATTTTAAACACCAAATGATAGATTGTTTACTGAACTTCAGAATTGGGAGAAAGAATCCAAAGAAGGGTACAAGCAGTCCAGCTTAGAAGATCAATGCAAGCACAGGTAGCttttaaaatttattttgaaatttcaTCTTGACAATTTTAATCTTttacctagtttcccacttcaACTAACTGATATACAGAGAACTTCGGTTTGTGCAGGTACAAAATTTATGTAGAGGGATGGGCATGGTC
Protein-coding regions in this window:
- the LOC133718147 gene encoding uncharacterized protein LOC133718147; its protein translation is MKRNNAKHLYDFLDGSGLHRNFAGSSWQPTKKSSGTFTSVAFLFLLFFFVAGLVFAGWSVDIDSFIFSSASSNKSIPTPTTIPRTIEFPLQCATGINVTQTCPRTYPSKHNPTSPNLPSNVTCPSYFRWIHEDLWPWRETGITRDMVERAHRTAHFRLVIVDGKAYLEKYRQSIQTRDMFTLWGILQLLRVYPGRLPDLEIMFDCDDRPVVRSKDFQGPNAGPPPVFRYCADEGSLDIVFPDWSFWGWAETNIKPWKNLLPSIKEGNKRTEWKDRVPYAYWKGNPNVAPTRKDLLKCNVSDQNDWNTLLYIQNWEKESKEGYKQSSLEDQCKHRYKIYVEGWAWSVSEKYILACDSMTLYVNPRYYDFYMRGMLPLEHYWPIRDNSKCTSLKFAVEWGNNHTKKAEAIGEAASNFIQEDLKMDYVYDYMFHVLNEYAKLLKFKPTIPPNASELCSETMACPTTGTWKKFMKESMVMSPSDEIPCSLPPPYDPQALRDFLVRKANSTRQVEAWENEYWQSSNKKQ